A portion of the Malassezia japonica chromosome 3, complete sequence genome contains these proteins:
- the CHS7 gene encoding Chitin synthase, class 7 (TransMembrane:7 (o44-68i80-102o108-135i147-168o180-203i215-232o244-265i); EggNog:ENOG503NWFG; COG:U), producing MPFSFGNYNGTCNSMALVSCPLLGSELGIVPECYSRNIDINNTIIFQPATCIIHIAAIIMTAIMVWHVHSKYTAVGRKEIVFFFYLYGFSELLVLFLDSAVIPTHTGAYLWFTAIYIGLKTCIFWCLMLNGFVGFQFAEDGTALSLWTLRISTLIFWVVGFVVSAFAFKNQPQGSQAGVWFFEFIFPLIMVLIYIVSQVILVLRTLDDFWPINDIVFGTLAFVSGLILMYGFNNQICEHVKHYIDGTFFGALCMLFSVMMVYKYWDSITKEDLEFSVGSKHSAWDAKEPLVSSDFDGSVQSYDAGRSPVSSRAFSSRPPSPPRKESGASQYTIGKAMPHSFSDAGSGLPQHR from the exons ATGCCGTTCTCGTTCGGTAACTACAATGGCACCTGTAATTCCATGGCGCTAGTCTCGTGCCCTCTCCTGGGCTCTGAGCTGGGTATCGTACCCGAGTGCTACTCGCGCAATATTGACATCAACAATACGATCATCTTTCAGCCGG CTACGTGCATTATCCACATTGCCGCGATCATCATGACTGCCATCATGGTGTGGCATGTGCACTCAAAGTACACCGCCGTGGGCCGGAAAGAGATCGTGTTCTTTTTCTATCTGTACGGTTTCTCTGAGCTGCTTGTCCTGTTCCTCGACTCGGCTGTGATTCCGACGCATACCGGTGCCTACTTG TGGTTCACCGCCATCTACATTGGCCTGAAAACGTGCATCTTTTGGTGCCTGATGCTCAACGGCTTTGTCGGGTTCCAGTTCGCAGAGGACGGCACGGCACTCTCACTCTGGACCCTGCGCATTTCCACGCTGATTTTCTGGGTGGTGGGCTTTGTGGTGTCCGCCTTTGCTTTCAAGAACCAGCCGCAGGGCTCCCAGGCCGGCGTGTGGTTCTTTGAGTTTATCTTCCCGCTGATCATGGTCCTGATTTACATTGTTTCGCAGGTCATTCTCGTGCTGCGTACGCTGGACGACTTCTGGCCGATTAATGATATTGTCtttggcacgctcgcctTTGTCTCGGGTCTAATCCTCATGTACGGCTTCAACAACCAGATCTGCGAGCACGTCAAGCACTACATCGACGGCACCTTCTTCGGCGCCCTCTGTATGCTCTTCTCCGTGATGATGGTGTACAAGTACTGGGACTCGATCACCAAGGAGGACCTCGAGTTCAGTGTCGGCTCCAAGCACTCGGCCTGGGACGCCAAGGAGCCCCTCGTCTCGTCCGACTTTGACGGCTCGGTCCAGTCTTACGACGCTGGCCGCAGCCCCGTTTCGTCGCGCGCATTCAGCTCTCGGCCCCCGTCGCCTCCGCGCAAGGAGAGCGGTGCCAGCCAATATACTATCGGCAAGGCCATGCCCCACTCCTTCTCCGATGCCGGCAGTGGACTTCCCCAGCACCGCTAA
- a CDS encoding uncharacterized protein (COG:D; COG:U; COG:Z; EggNog:ENOG503NUW2) has product MMVVGASGTGKTTFVNTLCESNVIEHRDDDNVQNAHVEQGLQIQPVNLEIEAEGARIGLTIVDTPGFGDSIDNEYMFQEILSFLERQYDDILAEESRIRRNPRFRDNRVHALVYFIAPTGHSLREVDIQLMKLLSPRVNVIPVIAKSDSFERGELLEFRKRVMEDIEHYGIPIYNFPYDAEEDHPDTIAENSELRSLLPFAIVSSEDQVQTPSGEVTLGRAYPWGTVEVDNPEHCDFSRLKSALFGSHLNDLKEITHDFLYENYRTERLSRGMPSEYGPDASLPSEDLVNQSVRLKEEQLRREEEKLREIELRVQREIMEKRQELLAKEENLRALENRLHPSA; this is encoded by the exons ATGATGGTTGTCGGTGCCAGCGGCACGG GCAAGACCACGTTTGTCAACACCCTGTGTGAGTCGAACGTGATCGAGCACCGTGACGACGACAATGTGCAGAACGCACATGTCGAGCAGGGACTCCAGATCCAGCCTGTGAACCTCGAGATCGAGGCGGAGGGCGCCCGCATCGGCCTGACCATCGTCGACACCCCGGGCTTCGGTGACAGTATCGACAACGAGTACATGTTCCAGGAGATCCTCAGcttcctcgagcgccagtACGATGACATCCTTGCGGAGGAGTCGCGCATTCGCCGTAACCCCCGCTTCCGCGACAACCGTGTGCACGCCTTGGTCTACTTCATCGCGCCCACAGGCCACTCGCTCCGCGAGGTGGATATTCAGCTGATGAAGCTGCTGAGCCCTAGGGTGAACGTGATCCCTGTGATCGCCAAGTCGGACTCGTTTGAGCGTGgtgagctgctcgagttcCGCAAGCGTGTCATGGAGGACATCGAGCACTACGGTATCCCCATTTACAACTTCCCGTACGATGCGGAGGAGGACCACCCCGACACGATTGCGGAGAACAGCGAGCTGCGCTCCCTGCTTCCTTTCGCCATCGTCAGCTCTGAGGACCAAGTGCAGACGCCGTCGGGTGAGGTgacgctcggccgcgcatACCCCTGGGGCACGGTCGAGGTGGATAACCCCGAGCACTGCGACTTTAGCCGTCTGAAGAGCGCCCTGTTCGGCTCCCACCTCAACGACCTCAAGGAGATTACGCACGACTTTTTGTATGAAAACTACCGTACCGAGCGTCTCTCGCGCGGCATGCCGTCCGAGTACGGCCCGGATGCGTCGCTCCCTAGCGAGGACCTCGTCAACCAGAGCGTGCGTCTCAAGGAGGAGCAGCTCCGCCGGGAGGAGGAGAAGCTCAGGGAGATTGAGCTGCGTGTCCAGCGCGAGATCATGGAGAAGCGGCAGGAGCTCTTGGCCAAGGAGGAGAACCTCCGGGCGCTCGAGAACCGCTTGCACCCCTCGGCTTAG
- a CDS encoding uncharacterized protein (BUSCO:EOG09262CO6; EggNog:ENOG503NU0Y; COG:E), producing the protein MTVPNQAFTRVTPSSPTTTPYTSFSSMQAMAEPLAPAAHVPIDGTSPPAHGRARATSIPGATRAPRVLQPFDREEIRILLLENVSQGALNMLREQGFQVDFHTSAWSEEELVAKIGDYHAIGIRSKTRLTKKVFAAAHKLLVVGCFCIGTNQVDLQAAGERGIAVFNSPFANSRSVAELVIGEMVCLSRQLTDRAQEMRAGTWNKVSKGCYELRGKLLGIVGYGHIGSQLSVLAESMGMRVVYYDIVPLMPLGSARQADTLEELLSTADFVSLHVPELPETRGMIGAKELSQMKKGAYLLNNSRGTVVDLSALTDALRSKHVAGCAVDVYPREPAKNGENTFTNDLNPWASELQKQANVIMTPHIGGSTEEAQAMIGIEVGNALCRYLNFGGSIGAVNFPEVSLRPITEQEARAIRICYVHHNQPGALLAVNEIIGKHNVDKQSTDSLKDIAYLLADISDVSDSDIHDIYSRLSKTPACILTRLLS; encoded by the coding sequence ATGACGGTACCGAACCAGGCCTTTACGCGTGTGACcccctcgtcgccgacgactaCTCCGTACACGTCGTTCTCATCGATGCAGGCCATGGCCGAGCCGcttgcgcctgctgcgcacgtCCCGATCGACGGCAcctcgccgcccgcgcatggacgtgcgcgcgcgacctCCATCCCGGGTGCCACTCGTGCGCCCCGTGTCCTGCAGCCTTTCGACCGCGAGGAGATCCGCATCCTGCTACTGGAGAATGTGAGCCAAGGCGCGCTCAACATGCTCCGCGAGCAGGGCTTCCAGGTCGACTTCCACACCAGCGCCTGGTCGGAGGAAGAGCTGGTGGCCAAGATTGGCGACTACCATGCGATTGGTATCCGCTCCAAGACGCGTCTGACCAAGAAGGTCTTTGCTGCCGCGCATaagctcctcgtcgtcggctgcTTCTGCATCGGCACGAACCAGGTCGATCTCCAGGCTgctggcgagcgcggcattGCGGTGTTCAACTCGCCGTTCGCCAACTCGCGTTCCGTCGCAGAGCTCGTTATTGGTGAGATGGTGTGCCTGTCGCGCCAGCTGACCGACCGCGCGCAAGAGATGCGTGCCGGCACCTGGAACAAGGTGTCCAAGGGCTGCTACGAGCTGCGTggcaagctgctcggcatTGTCGGCTACGGCCACATTGGCTCGCAGCTCtcggtgctcgccgagtcgaTGGGCATGCGTGTGGTCTACTACGACATTGTCCCCCTCATGCCCCTCGGCAGTGCCCGCCAGGcggacacgctcgaggagctgctcaGCACGGCCGACTTTGTCTCGCTCCACGTCCCCGAGCtgcccgagacgcgcggcaTGATTGGCGCCAAGGAGCTGTCGCAGATGAAGAAGGGCGCCTACCTGCTGAACAACTCGCGCGGCACGGTCGTCGACCTCTCGGCCCTGaccgatgcgctgcgttcGAAGCACGTTGCCGGCTGTGCCGTCGACGTGTACCCCCGTGAGCCCGCGAAGAACGGCGAGAACACGTTTACGAACGATCTCAACCCCTGGGCGTCGGAGCTGCAGAAGCAGGCGAATGTGATCATGACTCCCCACATTGGTGGCAGCAccgaagaggcgcaggccatGATTGGTATCGAGGTCGGCAATGCGCTCTGCCGCTACCTCAACTTTGGCGGCAGTATCGGTGCTGTCAACTTCCCCGAGGTCTCGCTCCGTCCTATTACCGAGCAggaggcgcgtgcgatcCGTATCTGCTACGTCCACCACAACCAGCccggtgcgctgctggcGGTGAACGAAATCATCGGCAAGCACAACGTCGACAAGCAGTCGACCGACTCGCTCAAGGATATTGCCTATCTCCTTGCTGATATCAGCGATGTGTCCGACTCGGACATCCACGACATTTACTCGCGGCTGAGCAAGACGCCGGCGTGCATCCTCACCCGCCTCTTGTCGTAG
- the RSM25 gene encoding mitochondrial ribosomal small subunit component (EggNog:ENOG503NVAN; COG:J; BUSCO:EOG09264X41), with product MPRRIPIQVTQTVSRLLEGGYVKKPPAWYEPTLRHPPAIIPPRQENQRPDSDLPRSLRSEVRQSVLEAANAKQGRSNMNSRKKLRAQLPPLRPQPIVYDADRIRRQFFRDHPWEAKRAATLVEMDYVLQANPEPAIPEGELPELHHWSRMNPSVEDVIQCTIRTSEESTLSLSQAYRRTIAAYHAIQAEREHRIRYANYEARSLGADLGPSETDRGFAKEQRELDKWAAVAGKDVGAPVTDAPTPAGTIARKKRIDAQFTGGDAYLHAASKVSRGEASAYETPAPSGAKTAADATASDDFVGIARALR from the exons ATGCCGCGCCGGATTCCGATCCAGGTCACCCAGACCGTGAGCCGTCTGCTGGAGGGCGGCTATGTAAAGAAGCCGCCTGCATGGTACGAGCCGACGCTGCGTCACCCTCCGGCGATCATCCCGCCGCGCCAAGAGAACCAGCGTCCGGATAGCGACCTGCCTCGCTCGCTCCgcagcgaggtgcgccAGTCAGTGCTGGAGGCTGCGAATGCGAAGCAGGGCCGCTCGAACATGAACTCGCGCAAgaagctgcgtgcgcagctgccCCCGCTGCGCCCGCAGCCGATCGTCTACGACGCGGACCGCATTCGCCGGCAGTTCTTCCGCGACCACCCGTGGGAGGCGAagcgcgctgcgacgctcgtcgagatGGACTATGTGCTGCAGGCGAATCCCGAGCCCGCGATCCccgagggcgagctgcCAGAGCTGCACCACTGGAGCCGCATGAACCCGTCGGTGGAAGA TGTGATCCAGTGCACGATCCGGACAAGCGAGGAGAGCACGCTCTCGCTCTCCCAGGCCTACCGCCGCACGATTGCTGCATACCACGCCATCCAGGCCGAGCGTGAGCACCGCATCCGCTACGCGAACTACGAGGCACGcagcctcggcgccgacctGGGCCCTTCGGAGACCGACCGCGGCTTTGCGaaggagcagcgcgagcttgACAAGTGGGCGGCCGTCGCAGGAAAAGACGTGGGCGCGCCGGTGACTGATGCACCGACGCCCGCGGGCACGATCGCACGCAagaagcgcatcgacgcgcAGTTCACTGGCGGCGATGCCTacctgcacgccgcgtcTAAGGTgagccgcggcgaggcgagTGCGTACGagacgcccgcgccgagcggtgCCAAgacggcggcggacgcgaCTGCCTCGGACGACTTTGTTGGCATtgctcgtgcgctgcgctga
- a CDS encoding uncharacterized protein (BUSCO:EOG092643IE; COG:D; EggNog:ENOG503NUSB), producing MTTNCVAKDALNTPVFTRLKNKRIVLASASPRRTEILATAGLHPEVVPSTFKEDLPKSEFIGDGVFEYPVHTASCKALEVYERLVNDSPANPPDLVIGADTVVVAHEQILEKPLDKTDNLRMLADLSGNSVTVITGVAFVHPILTSPGYKVRSLCEQTRVKFADIPADVLQAYVEHGEGHDRAGGFAIQGKGAMLIKGIEGDYNNVVGFPLFSFMDLLHELVEDEELDLEGTGM from the exons aTGACGACAAACTGTGTGGCGAAGGACGCGTTGAACACGCCCGTCTTTACGCGTTTGAAGA ACAAGCGCATCGTGCttgcgagcgcgagcccgcgccgcaccgagaTCCTGGCGACAGCG GGCCTGCATCCGGAAGTCGTTCCGTCGACCTTTAAGGAGGACCTTCCGAAAAGCGAGTTTATTGGCGATGGCGTGTTCGAGTACCCCGTGCACACTGCCTCgtgcaaggcgctcgaggtgtacgagcgcctggtGAACGACTCGCCGGCGAATCCGCCGGACCTGGTGATCGGGGCCGACACGGTCGTGGTGGCCCACGAGCAGATCCTCGAGAAGCCGCTCGACAAGACAGACAACCTGCGCATGCTCGCGGACCTAAGCGGAAACTCGGTGACGGTCAtcaccggcgtcgcgttTGTGCATCCCATTCTCACCTCCCCCGGCTACAAAGTGCGGTCGCTGTGCGAGCAGACGCGCGTGAAGTTTGCCGATATCCCTGCCGATGTCCTCCAAGCAtacgtcgagcacggcgaaggccacgaccgcgccggcggcttTGCGATCCAGGGCAAAGGCGCCATGCTCATCAAAGGCATCGAGGGCGACTACAACAATGTGGTTGGTTTCCCCCTCTTTTCGTTCATGGATctcctgcacgagctcgtcgaggacgaggagctggatCTGGAAGGAACTGGCATGTAG
- the SRP68 gene encoding signal recognition particle subunit srp68 (EggNog:ENOG503NWNZ; COG:U): MEVQVDGRSPRPELETVAFPVLKLVSEARNEHGMRQQDWRRYREYCTKKTHRVRTTLRLTHTEHAPSGKHAHKNTRSRKRRVRVTPEMQSREAKGKGNEFVRQTVALDQVQDVRPLELLLFETEHCWASAEELWAQQDTSDTPRSVLRRRSIARGRRAVQNAEQLQTLVDALPEHLDIAARAQCAAYVGLVRSAMLFIKGHWEETLRHCSVTRELLTSIAECAPTSRDEALASSFLDALDAQVRFAAYSLGDTEQDTSAVATRVATPETCEAVIPHYAQLTKELKEAHGSRSHDAAPLELHWREHTIPVHSFELHDAVTRVNEEEAQLAAYLASSDEAPRARSSAPRAPRTRLSHAARNAKRRGGATAAMRPANTQRANHGELDPFDRVLGALSDAEEAVRLLVEENAQALQKSHSARYEAAGLDLRRAHEFLMYRLLSVRIARNMRLVDEVQAKAAKREDKARQLLAKRERQASAVPPSHTPPPSQKRAGPGSRAKRVRATPKAVHRKPGRSGTRALAQKRRAAAAQRACDIAAAKTDRRSVRIVPGLAKLLENVDSSLLAIGGLVMVEGEPDVSSLMEAKRFYYSAVLLGHLARAFFQHALHAEALLLLQRGELYVRQAAQALELADGAEDQDVAFAPQLLGKSDALQAQQDRLAALRAEVVAAVQSPAKRHTPASLRDTKSGQTLYYQAQRHVSFDPEDLSLALEQARATEGAMEVDEAEAEVEEDLPPPPAAPAAPEPAKEAADEPTVPFGAYDPGNAMLEEEEAAAAAASRSRSWLGGWFRST, encoded by the exons ATGGAGGTGCAAGTGGATGGGCGTTCGCCGCgccccgagctcgagacggtGGCCTTTCCGGTGCTGAAGCTCGTCAGCGAGGCACGGAATGAGCACGGCATGCGCCAACAGGACTGGCGTCGCTACCG CGAATATTGTACGAAAAAAACCCACCGGGTCCGCACGACACTGCGCCTGACGCACAccgagcacgcgccgagcggcaagCATGCGCACAAGAACACGCGTagccgcaagcgccgtgTGCGCGTCACGCCGGAAATGCAGAGCAGGGAGGCGAAAGGAAAGGGCAACGAGTTTGTGCGCCAGACCGTCGCCCTCGACCAGGTGCAGGACGTGCGCCCCCTGGAGCTCCTTCTCTTTGAGACGGAGCACTGCTGGGCATCTGCCGAGGAGCTATGGGCGCAGCAGGACACGTCagacacgccgcgctcggtcctgcgccgccgcagcattgcacgcggccgccgcgccgtgcagaacgccgagcagcttcagacgctcgtcgacgcgctcccggagcacctcgacattgccgcgcgcgcgcagtgcgcggcgtacgtcggactcgtgcgcagcgcaatgCTCTTTATCAAGGGGCACTGGGAAGAAACGCTGAGGCACTGCTCGGTCACCCGCGAGCTCCTCACCTCGATCGCCGAGTGTGCGCCAACcagccgcgacgaggcgctggcgagCAGCttcctcgatgcgctcgacgcgcaggtGCGCTTTGCGGCCtactcgctcggcgacacCGAGCAGGACACGTCGGCGGTCGccacgcgcgtcgcgacaCCGGAAACGTGCGAAGCGGTGATCCCCCACTATGCCCAGCTCACCAAGGAGCTCAAGGAGGCGCACGGCAGCCGCtcgcacgacgcggcgccgctcgagctgcactGGCGCGAGCACACGATTCCCGTGCACTCGTTCGAGCTCCACGACGCGGTTACGCGCGTGAACGAAgaggaggcgcagctcgcggcctacctcgcgtcgagcgacgaggcgccgcgtgcgcgctcgtctgcgccgcgtgcgccccgcacgcgcctgtcgcatgccgcgcgcaatgccaagcgccgcggcggcgccacggctgcgatgcgcccggccaacacgcagcgcgccaacCATGGCGAGCTGGATCCGTTCgaccgcgtgctcggcgcgctgagcgacgCCGAAGAGGCTGTGCGTCTCTTGGTCGAGGAGAATGCACAGGCGCTGCAAAAGAGCCACTCGGCGCGCTACGAGGCAGCGGGATTGGacctgcgccgtgcgcacgagTTCCTCATGTACCGCTTGCTGTCGGTGCGCATTGCACGCAAcatgcgcctcgtcgacgaggtgcaaGCAAAAgcggcgaagcgcgaggacaaggcgcgccagctgctggccaagcgcgagcgccaggcaAGTGCTGTGCCCCCGTcgcacacgccgccgcccagccAAAAGCGCGCGGGTcccggctcgcgcgcgaagcgcgtgcgcgccacgccCAAGGCCGTCCATCGCAAGCCGGGGCGCAGCGGAACGCGCGCTCTGGCCCAaaagcgccgtgcggctgCTGCACAGCGCGCCTGCGATATCGCTGCTGCCAAGACGGACCGCCGCAGCGTCCGTATTGTGCCGGGTCTCGCCAAGCTTTTGGAAAACGTCGACAGCTCCCTGCTGGCCATTGGCGGACTGGTGATGGTCGAAGGCGAGCCGGACGTGTCGAGTCTCATGGAGGCGAAGCGCTTCTACTACAGTGCGGTGCTCCTGGGGCACCTCGCACGCGCCTTTTTccagcacgcgctgcacgccgaggcgctgctgctcttGCAGCGTGGCGAACTGTACGTccgccaggcggcgcaagcgcttgagctcgccgacggcgcggagGACCAGGACGTGGcctttgcgccgcagctcctcggcaagagcgacgcgctccaggcgcagcaggaccgcctcgcggcgctgcgtgccgaggtcgtggCCGCGGTGCAGTCGCCGGCCAAGCGCCACacgcccgcgtcgctgcgcgacaccAAGTCGGGACAGACGCTGTACTACCAGGCCCAGCGCCACGTGTCGTTCGATCCCGAGGACCTGTCCCTGGCGCtggagcaggcgcgcgctACCGAGGGGGCTATGGAggtggacgaggccgaggccgaggtggAGGAGGACCTTCCTCCACCCcctgccgcgccggccgcgcccgagccggcgaAGGAGGCTGCCGACGAACCTACCGTGCCCTTTGGCGCATACGACCCCGGAAATGCAATGCTCGAGGAAGaagaggccgccgccgccgcggcgagccgcagccgctcgtGGCTCGGCGGCTGGTTCCGTAGCACCTAG
- a CDS encoding uncharacterized protein (EggNog:ENOG503P1PJ; COG:E; TransMembrane:1 (o400-417i)), with translation MAILSDVSHAVSADGNSSHMGRDNVDSLQAHALPSGVQDTQPYSMGDHTAPHYHSVDALSSNVLPGSTRERMVAPEPQGKPPSTKRRKINTCFPCKQRKVKCDRQQPYCGQCQKHRIPAERCVWSSDISMGPDMHAHSALAFSKPDGGHSSLHLSNEWAGAQGAELALDNESRAMLDRINHLERLQAGSSQASHEMHTAATGSQIDPLLLGTTLMDVNTERQGASLPNDQAIVSELAFWRSKVQEHRPSHAGENSHMAQMQAEQNIAADALAMFARHSQQGSLGSSDQAALQRAGAVGASMPGSSSDSDAVPRQNIVNALLDNATFQVNNASSPARIRAALDMLPNNQQTDYLLKILQTVDENVSYGISWRLVKMQLTNLRSQIANWNGMHTSLPENLDLSFLALLLVLLGLAAQYTESRFFIDQGFCTAPEQISTLVDAWVDSAQALMAMDDFVSKTNWNHIATLLFCIDHHALRGKLMLCFTTMAMLVRLAELQGYHTLGSAKDDEEKWSKSPASKQVCLSAVVGVPNTDTSQPETLIRPSIQTATSLPDRSHLVREAARRLWYKIASQDMILSTVVHRTSLINPKRVSTQYPLNVDEEDLPDGETHVLPPVKADGRATINSLTPYTYQVAELASECGSGLPSEPLSHEAVLEYDAKFRNLLSSLPVYLRPDPTLEQMPEVRQEQSQRPYLAMHRLIVFEAVNHQLLMLHRGYMCRGHQEEKYAYSTRVAVDAARTIISCRQQIDNVHSSVQRHSVFRHHLFQAAVVLTLHLLDLTNKGQSSSNVAHQLRDDMALIVNYLTEANGMSTTLSTQLPHSQKVALKLLELLLAEDSNRRQNSGAAQKSDSSASPDKDVQLAIDSNSTNSIFQLAASASGSDSVNDVAAALASHMLEPQFGSSPTQAEFFASLDELMVPIY, from the coding sequence ATGGCGATACTCTCTGACGTGTCACACGCAGTATCTGCGGACGGGAATAGCAGCCATATGGGCCGTGATAACGTTGATTCTCTTCAGGCACACGCGTTGCCCTCCGGCGTGCAGGACACGCAGCCCTACTCGATGGGCGACCACACCGCGCCGCACTACCACTCGGTAGATGCGCTCTCCTCCAACGTGCTTCCCGGTTCGACCCGGGAACGCATGGTGGCGCCGGAGCCGCAGGGCAAGCCGCCGTCgaccaagcgccgcaagatCAACACGTGCTTTCCGtgcaagcagcgcaaggtcaAGTGTGACCGGCAACAGCCCTACTGCGGCCAGTGCCAGAAGCACCGTATCCCTGCCGAACGCTGCGTGTGGTCGTCGGATATCTCCATGGGCCCGGATATGCACGCGCACTCTGCGCTGGCCTTTTCCAAGCCCGACGGCGGTCATTCGTCGCTGCATCTCTCGAACGAGTGGGCGGGCGCGCagggcgccgagctcgcgctcgacaacgagtcgcgcgcgatgctcgaccgcatcaaccacctcgagcgcctccaGGCAGGCTCCTCGCAGGCCTCGCACGAGATGCACACCGCGGCGACTGGCAGCCAAATCGACCCGCTCCTGCTTGGCACGACCTTGATGGACGTCAACACCGAGCGCCAGGGTGCGTCGCTCCCGAACGACCAGGCGATCGTGTCGGAGCTCGCTTTTTGGCGCTCCAAGGTCCAGGAGCATCGCCCGTCGCACGCTGGCGAAAACTCGCACATGGCGCAGatgcaggccgagcagaACATTGCAGCAGACGCCCTCGCGATGTTTGCGCGTCACTCGCAGCAgggctcgctcggcagcagTGATCAGGCGGcactgcagcgcgccggcgcggtcggcgccAGCATGccgggctcgtcgtccgactcggacgcggtgccGCGTCAGAACATCGTCAACGCGCTGCTGGATAATGCTACGTTCCAGGTGAACAATGCCTCGAGCCCGGCGCGCAttcgcgcagcgctcgaCATGCTGCCGAACAACCAGCAGACGGACTACCTGCTCAAAATCCTGCAGACCGTCGACGAGAACGTGTCATATGGCATTAGCTGGCGCCTGGTCAAGATGCAGCTGACCAACCTCCGCTCGCAGATTGCCAACTGGAACGGGATGCATACGAGCCTTCCGGAGAATCTGGATCTGTCGTTCCTTGCCTTgctgctcgtgctgctcggTCTTGCAGCACAGTATACCGAGTCGCGCTTCTTCATCGACCAGGGCTTCTGCACTGCGCCAGAGCAGATCAGCACGCTCGTCGATGCATGGGTCgactcggcgcaggcgctgaTGGCCATGGACGACTTTGTGAGCAAGACCAACTGGAACCACATTGCTACACTGCTCTTCTGCATCGACCACCATGCTTTGCGGGGCAAGCTCATGCTCTGCTTTACCACCATGGCCATGCTTGTGCGCCTGGCGGAACTCCAGGGATACCACACACTCGGCTCCGccaaggacgacgaggaaaAGTGGAGCAAGTCGCCGGCGAGCAAGCAGGTCTGCCTCTCGGCGGtggtcggcgtgccgaacACGGACACAAGCCAGCCGGAAACGCTCATCCGCCCTTCGATCCAAaccgcgacgagcttgcCGGACCGCTCGCACCTGGTGCGCGAGGCTGCACGCCGGCTCTGGTACAAGATCGCGAGCCAAGACATGATTCTCAGCACGGTTGTGCACCGCACCTCGCTCATCAACCCGAAGCGCGTCTCCACACAATATCCGCTGAACGTGGACGAAGAGGATCTGCCGGACGGCGAGACGCATGTCCTACCCCCGGTCAaggccgacggccgcgcaaCGATCAACAGCCTCACGCCCTACACCTACCAGGTCGCGGagctcgcgagcgagtGCGGCAGTGGGCTACCCAGCGAACCACTCTCTCacgaggccgtgctcgaATACGACGCCAAGTTCCGCAACCTGCTTTCGTCGCTGCCCGTCTATCTGCGCCCGGATCCGACGCTGGAGCAGATGCCGGAAGTGCGCCAGGAGCAGTCGCAGCGCCCGTACTTGGCTATGCACCGCCTGATTGTTTTCGAGGCGGTGAACCACCAGCTGCTGATGCTCCATCGTGGCTACATGTGCCGGGGACATCAAGAAGAAAAGTACGCGTactcgacgcgcgtcgctgtcgATGCCGCACGCACCATCATCTCGTGTCGCCAGCAGATTGACAATGTCCATTCGTCGGTTCAGCGGCACTCGGTCTTCCGCCACCACTTGTTCCAGGCCGCGGTGGTGCTGACGCTGCACCTCCTCGACCTCACCAACAAGGGTCAGAGCTCGTCGAacgtcgcgcaccagcTCCGCGACGACATGGCGCTCATTGTCAACTACCTTACCGAGGCTAATGGCATGAGCACTACGCTCAGCACGCAGCTCCCGCATTCTCAAAAGGTGGCGCTCAAGCTCCTGGAACTGCTCCTGGCTGAAGACAGCAACCGGCGGCAGAACTCGGGAGCGGCACAAAAGTCGGACTCGTCGGCCAGCCCGGACAAGGACGTCCAGCTGGCCATCGACAGCAACAGCACCAACAGCATCTTCCAGCTCGCTGCTtcggcctcgggctcggacTCGGTGAACGATGTGGCAGCTGCACTTGCGTCGCACATGCTGGAGCCGCAGTTtggcagctcgccgacccAAGCGGAGTTCTTCGCCTCGCTGGACGAACTCATGGTGCCCATCTACTAG